Part of the Sulfuricurvum kujiense DSM 16994 genome, TAATTTGATCCTAATTATAGGGAAAAATCGGTATTATTCACAAATACTATTCACAGGGTAAGGGTAAAGATGAATTCAATCGGTAAACAGGTTTTAAATGCTCTCAAAGGGGAGATCAATGAGATCGATTACCAACGCTATATTAAACAGCTAACGTATGACGAAGCCGAATCCAAAAGCAATATAGCGGTTTTTCGTGCTCCTAATACCCTTATAGCCAACTGGGTACGGACAAAATTTGCCGATAAAATCGCTCATCTTTTTGAAATTAAAACCAATGTAAAACCTACTGTATCGATTTTAATACAATCTACTTCCGTTCAATCTTCGGTACAAAATACCGTAGCCGTACCTAATATCGAACGCCCGGGCGGATCACTGCTTAACCCCTCGTTTACTTTTCAAAACTTTGTTGTGGGCGATTCCAATAATTTTGCCTTTATCGCAGCCAAAAACGTGAGTGAAAAACCGGGGGTCGTTTACAATCCCCTCTTTATCTACGGCGGTGTAGGACTGGGAAAAACCCATTTGATGCAATCGGTCGGAAATGTAATGCTATCCCAAGGAAAAACGGTTATTTATACTTCCGTAGAGCAGTTTCTAAACGATTTTACCCGCCATCTCAGCAACCGGACCATGGATCGTTTTAAAGATAAATACCGCAAATGTGATTTACTCCTTATCGACGATATCCAGTTTTTAAGTAATAAAAACCAAATACAGGAAGAGTTTTTCCATACGTTTGATGCCCTTCGAAACGAAAACAAGCAGATCATTATTACTTCCGATAAACCTCCTAAAAAAATCGGAGGTCTAGAAGAGCGCTTGAAAAGCCGTTTTGAATCGGGTCTCGTAGCCGATATCCAGCCTCCTGAACTCGAAACCAAAATCGAGATCATCAAGAAAAAATGTGAAATCAACCGTGTTAAACTCGATCGCGAAGTTATTAATTATGTTGCAACCATTATTGAAAACAATACCCGCGAAATCGAAGGAATCCTCTCAAAACTCAATGCCTATTCACAATTGATGGGTGTCGATATCACGATCGAATTTGCGCGTAATGTCCTTAAAGAGCAGATGGCTGAAAAACGGAGCAATATCACCACCGATCTCATTATGGATACCGTTGCCAAAGAGCTTAATATCAAACCGAGTGAAATACGCTCCAAAAGCCGTAATAGCAATATCGTATATGCACGCCGAATCGCTATTTATCTCTCCCGTACCCTTACTCCGAATTCTATGCCTCAATTGGCTCAGTATTTCGGAATGAAAGATCATACGGCCGTCAGCCATACCATGAAAAAAATTCAGGAACTGATGAAAAACGACGAAGATTTCCGCGTTAAAATAGAAGAACTTTCCAATAAAGTTTCTGTTGCCACTCCGGAATAACGTTTTGTGTTTGTAAAGGCTATTTAAAAAAGATATAATTCGTACACAAGTGAATAGATGTGAATGAAAGAAAATAGGTTCATCACATCGCAAAAGCAGGAGAGATGGGTGTTTTGAGGGTGTTTTCACCCATTCACACCCCCTTATTACTAACTACTACAATTAATGCTTATATATAATAAAAGGAGTCTTTTATGAAAATTACCGTTGACAAGTCGGTTTTGGAAAATATCCTTCTGCATCTACAACCTTTTTTAGAAAAAAAAGATACATCGCAAATCACATCCCATATTCTCCTTTCGACAGACGGAAGAACTCTCTATGCCAAAGCGACCGATTATGAAATCGGACTCATCATTCAGACAAATTCCGTTAATGTTGAAGAACCCGGCTCATTAACAGCAAACGGAAAAAAACTTCTCGATATTATCCGCATTTTAAAAGATGAAGAAATTGAGCTGACTCTGGATAAAGATACCCTTCATATTAGACAAAAACGCTCAAACTTCAAACTCCCTACCTATAAAAGCTCAGAAT contains:
- the dnaA gene encoding chromosomal replication initiator protein DnaA, with amino-acid sequence MNSIGKQVLNALKGEINEIDYQRYIKQLTYDEAESKSNIAVFRAPNTLIANWVRTKFADKIAHLFEIKTNVKPTVSILIQSTSVQSSVQNTVAVPNIERPGGSLLNPSFTFQNFVVGDSNNFAFIAAKNVSEKPGVVYNPLFIYGGVGLGKTHLMQSVGNVMLSQGKTVIYTSVEQFLNDFTRHLSNRTMDRFKDKYRKCDLLLIDDIQFLSNKNQIQEEFFHTFDALRNENKQIIITSDKPPKKIGGLEERLKSRFESGLVADIQPPELETKIEIIKKKCEINRVKLDREVINYVATIIENNTREIEGILSKLNAYSQLMGVDITIEFARNVLKEQMAEKRSNITTDLIMDTVAKELNIKPSEIRSKSRNSNIVYARRIAIYLSRTLTPNSMPQLAQYFGMKDHTAVSHTMKKIQELMKNDEDFRVKIEELSNKVSVATPE